A region of Bombilactobacillus folatiphilus DNA encodes the following proteins:
- a CDS encoding hydantoinase/oxoprolinase family protein: MYKLGIDVGGTNTDAVILDDHQKVVAHTKTHTTKDIQTGISNAIHEVVQASQINVQAINQAMLGTTQATNAIVERKNLGQVGVLRIGYPATASIIPYTQWPEDIVQTLSGKYSLIHGGYEFNGDSLAPFSESEIRDIVAQWQGQVDAIAIVGVFSSINDDQERRTAALVHEILGADFPVSVSSEIGSVGLIGRENATILNAALFKVIQKVTVGFSKALQVEQIQAQEYLCQNDGTLMSLDYSEKYPILTIGSGPTNSIRGAAYLSGRQNALVCDIGGTTSDIGALVNGFPRESSKAVSVGGVETNFRMPDILSVGLGGGSIVRKQADGTITVGPDSVGYAITERAKAFGGDTLTTTDIAVRLGWVELGDPSLVADVPLADAQQAMAVIQEILETGIDQMKTSAEDVSVILVGGGSIIAPKQLTGVSAIDTNQYGGVANAIGATIAQIGGEFEKMYQYVEIPREQALADATKLATERAVSAGALADTISVVEILETPLSYAPGETTKVKVKVVGNASLN, translated from the coding sequence ATGTATAAATTAGGAATTGATGTGGGTGGCACGAACACGGACGCGGTGATTTTAGATGATCATCAAAAAGTGGTGGCACATACCAAAACCCATACGACCAAAGATATTCAAACGGGAATTAGTAACGCAATTCATGAAGTGGTGCAAGCTAGTCAAATCAACGTACAGGCAATTAATCAAGCAATGTTGGGCACCACGCAAGCGACCAATGCGATTGTTGAGCGTAAAAATTTAGGACAAGTGGGTGTGTTGCGAATTGGTTATCCCGCTACTGCTTCGATTATCCCTTATACACAATGGCCTGAAGATATTGTTCAAACCTTGTCGGGCAAGTATTCTTTAATTCATGGTGGTTATGAATTTAATGGCGATTCGCTAGCCCCATTTTCGGAGTCTGAAATTCGAGATATTGTGGCGCAATGGCAAGGACAAGTGGATGCCATTGCGATTGTGGGTGTTTTTTCGTCTATTAATGATGACCAAGAGCGCCGCACGGCTGCATTAGTCCATGAAATTCTGGGGGCAGATTTCCCCGTATCCGTTTCCTCAGAAATTGGTTCAGTGGGCTTGATTGGTCGAGAAAATGCGACCATCTTAAATGCCGCACTGTTCAAGGTGATTCAAAAAGTGACGGTCGGCTTCTCCAAAGCCTTGCAAGTGGAACAAATTCAAGCGCAAGAATATCTCTGTCAAAATGATGGCACCCTGATGTCGTTAGACTATTCTGAAAAATATCCGATTCTGACGATTGGCAGTGGTCCAACCAACAGTATTCGTGGAGCAGCGTACTTATCTGGACGCCAAAATGCCTTGGTTTGTGATATTGGCGGGACGACGTCGGATATTGGCGCGCTCGTCAATGGCTTCCCACGGGAGTCCTCCAAAGCAGTCAGTGTCGGTGGCGTGGAAACTAACTTCCGCATGCCTGATATTTTGTCCGTGGGCTTAGGTGGAGGTAGTATTGTCCGTAAGCAAGCTGATGGTACAATCACGGTCGGACCCGATAGCGTAGGTTACGCGATTACTGAAAGGGCGAAGGCTTTTGGCGGCGACACGCTCACCACAACCGATATTGCTGTTCGTTTGGGGTGGGTCGAACTGGGTGATCCGTCCCTAGTGGCTGATGTGCCGCTTGCCGACGCCCAACAAGCAATGGCGGTCATTCAAGAGATTTTGGAAACTGGTATTGATCAAATGAAAACCAGTGCGGAAGATGTCAGCGTGATTCTGGTGGGCGGTGGTTCGATTATCGCGCCCAAGCAGTTGACGGGCGTCAGTGCGATTGACACGAATCAGTATGGTGGCGTGGCCAACGCGATTGGCGCCACGATTGCCCAAATTGGTGGGGAATTTGAGAAGATGTATCAGTATGTTGAGATTCCGCGCGAACAAGCTTTGGCTGATGCAACTAAATTGGCCACGGAACGTGCCGTCAGTGCGGGCGCGTTGGCGGATACGATTTCGGTGGTAGAAATCTTAGAAACACCGTTGTCATATGCACCCGGTGAAACGACGAAAGTAAAGGTTAAAGTGGTCGGTAATGCTTCTTTAAACTAA
- a CDS encoding DUF917 domain-containing protein, with translation MSRQIGIPEIKQIAIGAALLGSGGGGNPYIGKMMAISAVKEHGPVTLLEPQEAPDDAFFVSASMIGAPAVAMEKFPNGREFEQSFQMFEQYTGKKIYGTFPIEAGGINSMMPIIAAAKMNLPILDLDGMGRAFPELQMSTFVLAGHEVTPMVLTDERGNTTLINTIDPVWAEKIGRNVTVEMGASATSASDGLTGRELRAAGVLNIVTFCQKIGELIQRANEFDSPQAALQELLTYTSGFQLLTGKIVDISHVTKGGFNYGTTTIEGLNEDTGKQGKISFQNENIMMTVDGQVLATAPDLIMMVDMDTLLPVTNEEARYGKRVYVVGLPANEKWRTEAGIQSVGPRYFKYDVDYVPIEERYAKYQQKKG, from the coding sequence ATGAGTCGTCAAATTGGGATTCCAGAAATTAAACAAATTGCTATTGGAGCAGCTTTATTAGGATCAGGCGGTGGAGGTAATCCGTATATCGGAAAGATGATGGCGATTTCTGCAGTCAAAGAACATGGACCTGTGACTTTGTTAGAGCCGCAAGAAGCACCAGATGACGCCTTTTTTGTGTCCGCATCCATGATTGGTGCACCAGCTGTCGCAATGGAAAAATTCCCAAACGGTCGTGAATTTGAACAGTCTTTTCAGATGTTTGAACAATACACCGGCAAAAAGATTTATGGTACTTTTCCCATTGAAGCTGGTGGAATCAATTCGATGATGCCGATTATCGCGGCTGCCAAAATGAATTTGCCAATTTTGGATTTAGACGGTATGGGACGCGCATTTCCAGAGTTGCAGATGTCCACTTTTGTCTTGGCGGGGCATGAAGTCACGCCGATGGTGCTAACTGATGAGCGGGGCAATACTACACTGATTAATACAATTGATCCCGTTTGGGCGGAAAAAATCGGCCGTAATGTGACCGTTGAAATGGGCGCTTCAGCGACCAGTGCCAGTGATGGTCTGACAGGTCGCGAATTGCGGGCAGCTGGTGTATTAAATATTGTGACTTTCTGTCAAAAAATCGGGGAATTAATTCAACGTGCGAATGAATTCGATTCCCCACAGGCGGCACTTCAAGAATTATTAACTTATACTAGTGGATTTCAATTACTGACCGGTAAAATTGTCGATATTTCGCATGTAACTAAGGGTGGCTTCAATTACGGAACCACCACGATTGAAGGCTTAAATGAAGATACTGGCAAGCAAGGCAAAATCTCTTTTCAAAATGAAAATATCATGATGACGGTAGACGGACAGGTTTTGGCGACGGCACCGGATTTGATTATGATGGTTGACATGGATACTTTGTTGCCAGTGACTAATGAAGAAGCTCGCTATGGCAAACGCGTGTACGTCGTTGGATTGCCTGCCAATGAAAAATGGCGCACCGAAGCTGGTATTCAGTCTGTTGGTCCACGCTATTTTAAATATGATGTGGATTATGTACCAATCGAAGAACGCTATGCAAAATATCAGCAGAAGAAAGGGTAG
- a CDS encoding cation:proton antiporter, whose translation MSLFFTCLLLVGATIVANIIYSIYPKIPLAFYQIIIGFLLSWLPEFTHFNLEPELFFLIVIAPLMFNDGQQTDFRSLRHNFHNVLSLAVILVVLTILIGGGFIHWIWNALPLSLAFALVAIVAPTDAVAVSSITSNVEVPEPIMQNLESESLFNDASGLVALNLALSAFVTGKFSLLGSIGTFLTTFVGGVIVGVLLGLCLVSIQIVFQRHLFDATAITVPFNVLTPFVVYLVAEELNLSGILAAVAAGVVFGIYQRQLRLTSSSNQVVLTSTWEILSNMLNGFVFVLLGVSLPRNLLALADYSNLHFSSLLLLASLIYCLMIGLRLIWIRFKLVKLPLIDVSDRRSSWIVALSGIHGTITLAMAFSLPIMRHGKLIPFRTDLIFMAEIIILLSLIVPTIVLPYLLPGKTNPFSLNEFNDQLVKMVNYAIQELKENDAQNPLVLSRVITILNSQKLDNERTDPKVLRHLLEKTESLELAAINQLVQTDDVDVKLAWHYNRKQLVQMQRIISNPLAKLQLWFKLLKLRWRIYRVKRKKPQLKWSNSQQEKLLRDKTELRKLENVGFQTVMQYLQEVQTADNIPEVNLLRHYYAYRHQRFGKAENDEDQERELIILAFQYEYEFVQKELKKRQLTTELVTALNEKISTDQFVYMTADNA comes from the coding sequence GTGTCATTATTTTTCACATGTTTACTTTTAGTCGGGGCAACGATTGTCGCTAATATTATTTACTCCATTTATCCGAAAATACCGTTAGCTTTCTATCAAATTATTATCGGTTTTCTTTTATCGTGGTTGCCTGAATTTACGCATTTTAACTTAGAACCAGAATTATTCTTTTTAATTGTGATTGCGCCATTGATGTTTAATGATGGTCAACAGACTGATTTTCGCAGTTTACGGCATAATTTTCACAATGTGTTATCGTTAGCTGTCATCTTAGTCGTGTTAACGATTTTAATTGGCGGTGGCTTTATTCATTGGATTTGGAATGCCTTACCTTTGAGTCTAGCCTTTGCGTTGGTGGCGATTGTGGCACCGACAGATGCGGTTGCGGTGTCATCGATCACGTCTAATGTGGAAGTACCCGAACCGATTATGCAAAATTTGGAAAGTGAATCTCTATTTAATGATGCTTCGGGTTTAGTTGCGCTCAATTTAGCGTTGAGTGCGTTTGTGACTGGTAAATTTAGTCTTTTGGGCAGTATCGGGACTTTTCTTACAACCTTTGTCGGCGGTGTGATTGTTGGCGTTTTGTTAGGGTTATGTCTGGTTAGTATTCAAATCGTTTTTCAGCGTCACTTGTTTGACGCAACGGCGATTACGGTGCCTTTTAATGTTTTGACGCCGTTTGTTGTCTATTTGGTAGCTGAAGAATTAAACTTGTCAGGCATTTTGGCAGCAGTGGCTGCAGGCGTTGTCTTTGGAATTTATCAACGACAATTACGACTCACTTCATCGTCTAACCAAGTGGTCTTAACTTCCACTTGGGAAATTTTATCTAACATGCTCAATGGTTTTGTGTTCGTGCTATTAGGTGTGTCATTGCCGCGCAATTTGTTGGCCTTAGCGGATTATAGTAATTTGCATTTTTCATCTTTATTGTTGCTGGCTAGCTTAATTTACTGTCTAATGATCGGTTTGCGCTTGATTTGGATCCGGTTTAAATTAGTCAAACTGCCATTAATTGATGTCAGTGATCGACGGTCTAGTTGGATTGTAGCTTTAAGTGGCATTCATGGGACGATTACCTTAGCAATGGCATTCTCATTGCCAATCATGCGTCATGGTAAATTAATTCCTTTTCGAACGGATTTGATTTTTATGGCCGAAATTATTATTCTCTTAAGCCTGATTGTGCCGACCATTGTTTTGCCTTATTTATTACCGGGGAAAACGAATCCATTTTCCTTAAATGAATTCAATGATCAGCTCGTGAAAATGGTCAATTATGCGATTCAAGAATTAAAGGAGAATGATGCGCAGAATCCCTTAGTCTTAAGTCGTGTCATTACGATTTTGAATAGTCAAAAATTGGATAATGAACGTACAGATCCAAAGGTCTTACGTCATTTGTTAGAAAAAACGGAAAGCTTGGAGTTGGCAGCGATTAACCAATTAGTTCAGACGGATGATGTCGATGTTAAATTGGCTTGGCATTATAATCGCAAGCAATTAGTGCAGATGCAGCGCATTATCTCGAACCCGTTGGCCAAATTACAATTATGGTTTAAATTATTAAAATTGCGCTGGCGTATTTACCGTGTGAAACGCAAAAAGCCGCAGTTGAAGTGGTCGAATTCGCAGCAGGAAAAATTGTTGCGCGATAAAACGGAACTGCGAAAGCTAGAAAATGTCGGTTTTCAGACGGTGATGCAGTATTTGCAGGAAGTGCAAACAGCAGATAATATTCCGGAAGTCAATTTGCTGCGCCATTATTATGCTTATCGGCATCAACGCTTTGGCAAAGCTGAAAATGATGAAGATCAAGAGCGCGAATTGATTATTCTGGCATTTCAGTATGAGTATGAATTTGTACAAAAAGAGTTAAAAAAGCGGCAGTTAACCACGGAGTTGGTCACAGCGCTCAATGAAAAAATTTCCACAGATCAGTTTGTGTATATGACGGCTGATAATGCTTAA
- a CDS encoding thiamine pyrophosphate-dependent enzyme, producing the protein MTKMTAGRALAQVLIKWQVDHLYGIPADSINNTVEGFYDEREQLKYIQVRHEEVGALAASADAKYTGKIGVCFGSAGPGGVHLLNGLYEAKMDHVPVLAIVGQSATNIMNTSFFQEMNQDPIFADVAPFHRQATNAEQIPYLVDQAIRAAYANKSVSVVILPDDLSGQEIDFHGFETQAIAQKPANLLKPTQEAMQQVVQALEQAQRPLLWIGRGAKNARDLVVQVSEKLSLPVLSTVPATGIMPTDHPNFMGSKGRLGTKPGYEVASACDLILFVGTNYPFARFLPQNITFIQVNNNLADLGKQYDANVTVLADSAEFLQALLDTGYQREPSAFLKAAQQDKRNWDQWLLELSQDDAQGLRAEGVIQAIKDNSTNNAVYSLDVGNNTEWSIRQLPFDQQQSFTMSPWYGTMGFGLPGGMAAQLNYPNQQIWSISGDGGFAMVMPDLLTEVKYQLPVINVVLANNSFGYIEHEKIQNQQSMYGINLLGADWGAVAQGMGAHGFTVRNLAELKQAMHQINELQKQGSHLPIALDAHIQNIDPIDTSFIPVNEDLFDQPTIDQYRTRYDLPADSQPSLQTLIKQFS; encoded by the coding sequence ATGACAAAAATGACCGCGGGACGTGCCTTAGCACAAGTTTTGATCAAATGGCAAGTTGATCATTTATACGGAATTCCCGCCGATTCGATCAACAATACCGTGGAAGGATTCTATGATGAACGCGAACAGCTCAAATATATTCAGGTGCGTCATGAAGAAGTGGGCGCCTTAGCTGCCAGTGCCGACGCCAAGTATACCGGCAAAATCGGCGTATGTTTCGGCTCCGCTGGACCTGGTGGCGTACATCTATTGAACGGTTTATACGAAGCCAAAATGGATCATGTACCCGTGTTGGCAATTGTCGGGCAATCTGCCACAAATATTATGAATACGTCGTTTTTCCAAGAAATGAATCAGGATCCAATTTTTGCGGACGTGGCGCCGTTCCATCGTCAAGCTACCAACGCTGAACAGATTCCTTATTTAGTCGATCAAGCGATTCGAGCAGCTTATGCCAACAAAAGCGTGTCGGTGGTGATTTTACCAGATGATTTGTCAGGTCAAGAAATTGATTTTCACGGCTTTGAGACCCAAGCCATCGCCCAAAAGCCCGCTAATCTGCTCAAACCAACGCAAGAAGCAATGCAACAAGTCGTGCAAGCGTTAGAACAGGCTCAACGGCCACTTTTGTGGATCGGTCGCGGGGCTAAGAATGCTCGTGATTTAGTTGTACAAGTTTCCGAAAAACTAAGTTTACCAGTCTTAAGTACCGTACCCGCCACTGGCATTATGCCCACAGACCACCCGAATTTTATGGGGTCCAAGGGGCGTTTAGGCACCAAACCGGGTTATGAAGTCGCTAGCGCTTGCGATTTGATTCTGTTTGTCGGCACCAATTATCCGTTCGCCCGTTTCCTACCGCAAAATATTACTTTCATTCAAGTTAATAATAATCTGGCCGATTTGGGCAAACAATATGATGCTAATGTGACCGTGTTAGCTGATAGCGCCGAGTTCTTGCAAGCTTTGTTGGACACGGGATATCAACGTGAACCATCTGCCTTTTTAAAGGCGGCTCAACAAGACAAGCGCAATTGGGATCAGTGGTTGTTGGAACTATCTCAAGATGATGCGCAAGGTTTACGCGCCGAAGGTGTGATTCAAGCGATTAAAGATAACAGCACCAACAACGCCGTTTACAGTTTGGATGTTGGTAACAACACGGAATGGTCGATTCGCCAACTGCCGTTTGATCAACAACAATCGTTCACGATGTCACCTTGGTACGGCACCATGGGCTTTGGCCTGCCCGGTGGAATGGCCGCGCAATTGAATTATCCCAATCAACAAATCTGGAGTATCTCCGGTGATGGTGGTTTTGCAATGGTGATGCCGGATCTGTTGACGGAAGTCAAATATCAATTACCCGTGATTAATGTTGTGCTCGCCAATAATTCGTTTGGTTATATCGAACATGAAAAAATCCAAAACCAACAATCCATGTATGGGATCAACTTGTTGGGTGCTGATTGGGGTGCGGTTGCCCAAGGCATGGGTGCCCATGGTTTTACCGTGCGTAATCTCGCCGAACTTAAACAAGCAATGCATCAAATTAACGAGTTGCAAAAGCAAGGCAGTCATTTGCCAATTGCTTTGGACGCACACATTCAAAATATTGATCCGATTGATACCAGCTTCATTCCGGTGAATGAAGATCTGTTTGATCAACCAACCATTGACCAATACCGCACTCGTTATGACTTACCCGCGGATTCTCAACCATCACTACAAACCTTAATTAAACAATTTAGTTAA
- a CDS encoding purine-cytosine permease family protein encodes MAQKKNSELLDDYSTSRVPQAKRDPMWKVLMVQIGGFVALSQFMLGAQLGYGMTFKNAVLSTILGSVILQVIGFGLGLAGQREGLPTSLLSKWAGFGTLGSAVVGLTFAVSLIGWFGIQNSVFAQGIVSLIPGHPNYQLIATITGLVVTFAVIFGFEGLSWTTNISVPAFLIVIAIACYNMLKGHSLTNLMSMSAPGKVMTLSAGITMVTGNFIVGAIIMPDITRKTKTGVDVFWVSVIGTIVGELGVNVIGVLMAHAVGTSEIMPIIYKLTGVLGIALIVLSTVKVNDMNLYSASLNEVNFFKQVFKVNFNRAWVTVITGCIGTLLSVIGVVDKFSSFLTVLGAVFPPVASIMVVDYWILKRSRKQLDESRLQGELPQTAETFPVVTIVSWVLSVILGYVVKWGIQSINVLVMSGVFYYVGMKLFDRKNRKSRKE; translated from the coding sequence ATGGCGCAAAAGAAAAATTCAGAATTACTGGATGATTATTCGACCAGTCGGGTGCCACAAGCTAAGCGCGATCCGATGTGGAAAGTTTTGATGGTCCAAATTGGCGGGTTTGTGGCGTTAAGTCAATTTATGCTGGGCGCACAGCTGGGCTATGGTATGACGTTTAAGAATGCAGTTTTGTCGACAATTTTAGGAAGTGTAATTCTGCAAGTGATCGGCTTTGGCTTAGGTTTGGCCGGTCAACGCGAAGGTTTACCAACCAGTTTATTATCGAAATGGGCTGGCTTTGGCACGCTAGGTTCTGCGGTGGTAGGTTTGACTTTTGCAGTCAGTCTGATCGGCTGGTTTGGCATTCAAAATTCCGTGTTTGCTCAAGGGATTGTTTCGTTAATTCCGGGTCATCCCAATTATCAATTAATTGCCACCATTACTGGTCTCGTTGTCACTTTTGCGGTGATTTTTGGTTTTGAAGGTTTGAGTTGGACCACCAATATTTCGGTGCCAGCTTTTTTGATTGTAATTGCAATTGCCTGCTACAATATGTTAAAGGGGCATTCGCTAACTAATTTGATGTCAATGTCCGCGCCGGGCAAGGTGATGACGTTGAGTGCGGGGATTACAATGGTGACCGGCAACTTCATTGTTGGCGCGATCATTATGCCTGATATTACGCGCAAAACTAAAACGGGTGTAGATGTTTTTTGGGTGAGTGTGATTGGCACGATTGTGGGCGAGTTAGGTGTCAATGTGATTGGCGTGTTGATGGCGCATGCGGTCGGAACTTCTGAAATTATGCCGATTATCTACAAATTAACCGGAGTGCTTGGGATTGCGTTGATTGTCTTATCAACGGTGAAAGTCAACGATATGAATCTCTATTCGGCCAGTTTGAATGAAGTTAATTTTTTCAAGCAAGTGTTTAAAGTTAACTTTAACCGGGCTTGGGTGACGGTGATTACGGGCTGTATCGGTACTTTATTATCAGTGATTGGTGTGGTGGATAAATTTTCATCGTTCTTAACAGTTTTAGGCGCGGTGTTTCCACCCGTAGCATCGATTATGGTCGTTGATTACTGGATTCTCAAACGCAGTCGCAAGCAATTAGATGAAAGCCGCCTACAGGGTGAATTGCCTCAGACTGCTGAAACTTTCCCAGTCGTTACGATTGTTTCTTGGGTCTTGAGCGTAATCTTGGGTTATGTCGTCAAATGGGGCATTCAATCCATTAATGTATTAGTGATGTCCGGCGTATTTTATTATGTTGGCATGAAATTATTTGACCGAAAAAATCGAAAATCGAGGAAGGAATAA
- a CDS encoding ECF transporter S component, with protein sequence MHKSKAYKIAIRAILIAIILIQSMTPFFGFIPLGVINITIIHITVIIAAIVLSPNDGALVGLIWGIGTLLRAYTSPTSPIDTLVFTNPIISVLPRILVGYFAGWTYRLLRNKMKTKLVPMISAAAVGSLTNTILVLVLMRFMYASTMAASYKVSLGALNGVIMGIVGTNGVPELIAAVVLVPIISMALFKANKFLDQD encoded by the coding sequence ATGCACAAGAGTAAGGCTTATAAAATTGCAATTCGGGCCATTTTAATTGCAATTATTTTGATTCAATCAATGACTCCTTTTTTTGGTTTTATTCCTTTAGGAGTAATCAATATTACCATTATTCACATTACGGTTATTATCGCGGCAATTGTGTTAAGCCCGAATGATGGAGCATTAGTGGGCTTGATTTGGGGTATAGGTACACTGTTACGTGCTTACACATCGCCAACTAGTCCCATTGATACATTAGTGTTCACCAATCCGATTATTTCTGTATTGCCACGGATTTTAGTGGGTTACTTTGCTGGTTGGACTTACCGTTTATTGCGTAATAAAATGAAGACTAAGTTAGTACCGATGATTAGCGCTGCGGCAGTTGGTTCCTTAACGAATACCATTTTAGTTTTAGTTTTGATGCGGTTTATGTATGCGTCTACAATGGCGGCGTCGTATAAAGTCAGTTTGGGTGCACTAAATGGGGTCATTATGGGTATTGTCGGAACAAATGGGGTACCTGAATTAATTGCTGCTGTGGTGTTAGTGCCGATTATTTCAATGGCGTTATTCAAAGCAAATAAATTTTTAGATCAAGATTAG
- a CDS encoding amino acid permease: protein MSETKSQDHVQRNLKTRHVSMIALGGCIGTGLFMTSGSTISKAGPGGGLVAYLAMGIMVYFLMTSLGELATNLPVSGSFATYNARYVDPALGFAMGWNYWFNWAITVAVDISTAAILIQYWLPHTPGWIWSLLILVIIFLINALSVSTFGETEYWLSLIKIVTVIIFLIIGFAMIFGIMYHPAVGFKNFTYKKAPFVGGFPAILNVFLIAGFSFQGTELIGVTAGESEDPQKAVPKAIKEVFWRILLFYILSIVVIAALIPYTSKNLLSAANGNIAVSPFTLVFKRAGLAFAASLINAVVLTSVLSSANSGAYASTRMLYALAHDHYAPKAFGRTTKAGIPLLSLITTMAVALITFATSIFGEKIYMWLVAASGLTGFIAWVGIALSHYRFRKAFVLQGHQLSELKYHAKLFPLGPIIALILCIIVIGGQNIEAFVKWDWQQIGITYISVPLVLILYFGYKWKHHTKIIPLDQVDVSSEK from the coding sequence ATGTCAGAAACAAAATCTCAAGATCACGTGCAGCGTAATCTCAAAACCCGTCATGTTTCTATGATTGCGCTAGGTGGTTGTATCGGAACTGGTTTATTCATGACGTCGGGGTCCACCATTTCTAAAGCTGGTCCCGGTGGTGGTTTAGTTGCTTATTTAGCAATGGGGATTATGGTGTACTTTTTAATGACTAGTCTCGGTGAACTAGCGACCAACCTACCTGTTTCCGGTTCTTTTGCAACTTATAACGCTCGCTATGTGGATCCCGCCCTCGGATTTGCGATGGGTTGGAATTATTGGTTCAATTGGGCCATTACCGTAGCAGTAGATATTTCCACAGCAGCCATCTTAATTCAATACTGGCTACCACATACGCCAGGTTGGATTTGGAGCTTATTGATTTTAGTCATTATCTTTTTAATTAATGCTTTGAGTGTGTCAACTTTTGGCGAAACTGAATACTGGTTATCTTTAATCAAAATCGTGACCGTCATTATTTTCTTGATTATTGGTTTTGCCATGATTTTTGGTATTATGTATCATCCAGCAGTTGGTTTTAAAAATTTCACCTATAAAAAAGCTCCTTTTGTCGGCGGTTTCCCTGCTATCTTGAATGTCTTTTTGATTGCTGGTTTTTCCTTTCAAGGAACCGAATTAATTGGCGTTACTGCGGGTGAATCAGAAGATCCGCAAAAAGCAGTCCCTAAGGCCATCAAAGAAGTTTTCTGGCGCATTTTATTATTTTATATCCTATCTATTGTCGTCATCGCTGCGTTAATTCCTTACACCAGTAAAAATCTCTTGAGTGCTGCTAACGGTAATATCGCCGTTTCACCATTTACACTCGTCTTCAAGCGAGCGGGCTTGGCTTTTGCCGCTAGTTTAATCAACGCAGTTGTTTTAACTTCCGTTTTATCATCTGCCAATTCTGGTGCCTACGCCTCGACGCGCATGTTGTATGCCTTAGCCCATGATCATTATGCTCCGAAAGCTTTTGGCAGGACTACTAAGGCTGGGATTCCGCTATTGTCCTTAATCACGACGATGGCCGTAGCTTTGATTACGTTTGCCACCAGTATTTTTGGTGAAAAAATTTATATGTGGTTAGTGGCTGCTTCTGGCTTAACCGGTTTTATCGCTTGGGTGGGCATTGCGTTGAGTCATTATCGTTTTCGTAAAGCTTTCGTCTTGCAAGGTCATCAACTTAGCGAATTAAAATATCACGCTAAACTCTTTCCTTTAGGACCAATCATTGCACTCATTTTATGTATCATCGTAATCGGTGGACAAAATATTGAAGCATTTGTTAAATGGGATTGGCAACAAATTGGGATTACTTATATCAGTGTTCCATTAGTACTCATCTTATATTTTGGTTACAAGTGGAAGCATCATACCAAAATTATTCCGCTAGATCAGGTTGATGTGTCCAGTGAG
- a CDS encoding HigA family addiction module antitoxin: MNKITTPTISEILKEEFLEPLNLSAYALAKSINVPTSRIQDILHNRRQITVDTSVRLGRFFGISDRYFLNLQNDIDVRNTEAKRGSEYRQIKRYQVEL; the protein is encoded by the coding sequence ATGAATAAGATTACGACACCAACAATCAGTGAAATTTTGAAAGAAGAGTTTCTGGAACCGTTGAATCTTTCGGCCTATGCTTTGGCAAAAAGTATTAATGTACCAACATCTAGAATCCAAGATATTTTGCATAATCGGCGGCAAATTACCGTTGATACTTCTGTGAGACTAGGTAGATTTTTTGGAATTTCGGATCGTTATTTTTTAAATTTACAAAATGATATAGATGTTCGGAATACTGAGGCAAAAAGGGGCAGCGAATATCGGCAAATTAAACGATATCAAGTAGAATTGTAG
- a CDS encoding type II toxin-antitoxin system RelE/ParE family toxin: protein MIINFADGETEKIYNQKFSKKLPQSMQKVALRKLVMLNNATNMNDLRVPPANHLERLRGNRDGQYSIKINAQYRLCFSVDNKNDFLNIEIVDYHN, encoded by the coding sequence ATGATAATCAATTTTGCTGATGGGGAAACTGAAAAAATATATAATCAAAAATTTTCCAAAAAACTACCTCAATCAATGCAAAAGGTAGCGTTACGTAAACTGGTTATGTTAAATAATGCCACTAATATGAATGATTTGCGAGTTCCTCCAGCTAACCATTTAGAACGACTACGAGGAAATCGTGACGGACAGTACAGTATAAAGATCAATGCACAATATCGACTTTGTTTTTCGGTTGATAATAAAAATGATTTTCTTAATATTGAAATCGTAGATTATCACAATTAA